A genome region from Pseudoalteromonas tetraodonis includes the following:
- a CDS encoding agmatine deiminase family protein, producing MNFRLLPEWAEQDAVMLTWPHKDTDWADNLARVEPVYIELAKHITTQQKLVIVAHNSALKMHITALLNSANIPLNRVHFVVTPTNDTWARDHGPLTCSAIDSPEQLKVYDFTFNGWGNKFESALDNQINRTLVKELSSKKNHYQALDMVLEGGGIEINEHGVLLTTSECLLNKNRNPNLNPSDIEALLKAHLGATDFLWVDHGYLAGDDTDSHIDTLVRFAPNNTLVYVQCDDKSDEHFSALDAMEKQLKSFKTADNTPYKLIELPWPKAVYDDENTRLPATYANYLIINNTVLVPTYDDASDQRALTQVQKAYPEHTIIGVNCLPIIEQFGSLHCITMQLPRGFLAGAAQ from the coding sequence ATGAACTTTAGACTTTTACCTGAATGGGCCGAGCAAGACGCTGTTATGCTTACATGGCCGCATAAAGACACAGATTGGGCTGATAATTTAGCCCGTGTAGAACCTGTATATATTGAGCTTGCTAAGCATATAACAACGCAGCAAAAGCTTGTGATTGTGGCGCATAATAGCGCCTTAAAAATGCATATTACAGCATTGCTAAATAGCGCTAACATCCCTTTGAATCGTGTTCATTTTGTAGTAACCCCTACCAATGATACGTGGGCTCGCGATCATGGCCCGCTTACTTGTAGCGCTATTGACTCACCCGAGCAACTAAAAGTATATGATTTTACTTTCAATGGTTGGGGCAATAAATTTGAAAGCGCATTAGATAATCAAATTAATCGTACTTTGGTAAAAGAGTTAAGTAGCAAAAAAAACCACTATCAAGCGCTCGATATGGTACTTGAAGGTGGCGGTATTGAAATAAACGAGCATGGTGTGTTGCTAACAACCAGCGAATGTTTGCTTAATAAAAACCGTAACCCAAATTTAAACCCAAGTGACATAGAAGCGCTTTTAAAAGCGCACTTGGGCGCAACAGACTTTTTATGGGTTGATCATGGCTATTTAGCAGGTGACGACACCGACAGCCACATTGATACCTTAGTGCGTTTTGCACCAAATAATACCCTTGTGTATGTGCAATGTGACGATAAAAGCGATGAGCATTTTAGCGCGCTAGATGCCATGGAAAAACAACTAAAAAGCTTTAAAACCGCTGATAACACCCCATATAAGCTAATTGAGTTACCGTGGCCAAAAGCCGTGTATGATGATGAAAATACGCGTCTACCCGCCACCTATGCAAATTACTTAATTATTAATAATACGGTATTAGTGCCTACTTATGACGATGCAAGCGACCAACGCGCTTTAACGCAAGTTCAAAAGGCATACCCAGAGCACACAATTATTGGTGTAAATTGTTTACCTATTATTGAGCAATTTGGCAGTCTTCACTGCATTACAATGCAATTACCCCGTGGATTTTTAGCTGGAGCAGCACAATGA
- a CDS encoding PilZ domain-containing protein has protein sequence MNNQKLSDFELYFQIDESNRVNLFAVDDSAVPKSLAELEADIPPLFKLANEVSSLEQSALGPLRNLGDIAQELTTFLQAQSRKIDLIMSHILASEQPEDNSIYCDSYGGGGIKFTSEHLYTLGQKFRTKLFLQHEASAVYCYSEVVAIEKQDNEHYQYTLLFVSIRDSDQELVVRASLHAQTRQLKKRQQLEKAKESTNDKS, from the coding sequence ATGAATAATCAAAAATTATCAGATTTTGAGCTTTATTTTCAAATTGATGAAAGTAATCGCGTCAATCTGTTTGCCGTAGATGATTCGGCTGTGCCAAAAAGCTTAGCTGAACTTGAGGCTGATATTCCGCCTTTATTTAAACTTGCTAACGAAGTAAGCAGTTTAGAGCAAAGCGCCTTAGGTCCTTTGCGTAATTTAGGTGATATTGCCCAAGAACTAACTACTTTTTTACAAGCTCAATCGCGCAAAATAGATTTGATCATGAGTCATATTTTAGCCTCTGAACAACCTGAAGATAACTCAATCTATTGCGACAGTTACGGCGGTGGCGGCATTAAGTTTACCAGTGAACATTTGTATACATTAGGGCAAAAGTTTCGTACTAAACTTTTTTTACAACACGAGGCCTCTGCGGTGTATTGTTATAGCGAAGTGGTTGCCATTGAAAAACAAGATAATGAGCACTACCAATATACCCTGTTATTTGTATCAATAAGAGACAGCGACCAAGAGCTGGTTGTAAGAGCCAGCTTACATGCGCAAACTCGCCAGCTTAAAAAGCGCCAGCAACTTGAAAAAGCCAAAGAGAGTACAAACGATAAAAGCTAG
- a CDS encoding RNA polymerase sigma factor → MARGLKLASTFSDISTQLRRFVSKIVLPDDVDDIVQETFVKSYEAELKQDIQYTRSYMLKTAKHLALNHIAKWDNKFSTPLNHETELPKLLKSMQLEDEYTSKERFLLFCRATEQLSPVVRKCFILKKVYGMSQKEIAQQMQLSQSTVEKHIAKGLLNTMLYMREQSHDESDHCQQSADIMRAAK, encoded by the coding sequence GTGGCTCGAGGACTTAAATTAGCCAGTACATTCTCAGACATATCCACGCAACTGCGGCGCTTCGTGTCTAAAATTGTGTTGCCTGACGATGTTGATGATATTGTTCAAGAAACCTTTGTTAAAAGTTATGAAGCTGAATTAAAGCAAGATATTCAATACACCCGTAGCTACATGTTAAAAACAGCTAAACACCTAGCACTTAATCATATAGCTAAATGGGATAATAAATTTAGTACCCCTTTAAATCACGAAACTGAACTCCCCAAATTGCTTAAATCAATGCAATTAGAAGACGAATACACCTCTAAAGAACGTTTTTTATTATTTTGTCGGGCGACTGAGCAATTAAGTCCTGTTGTAAGAAAGTGCTTTATTTTAAAAAAAGTCTATGGAATGAGCCAAAAAGAGATCGCACAGCAAATGCAGCTAAGTCAAAGTACGGTAGAAAAACACATTGCCAAAGGGTTATTAAATACCATGCTATATATGCGCGAACAGTCACACGATGAGAGCGACCATTGCCAACAAAGTGCGGACATAATGAGGGCAGCAAAATGA
- a CDS encoding FecR family protein, giving the protein MNNIHQFTSKELILEKASQWISAIDRGLTKEEQEQFKLWMLQSTAHQNAVYELAQLWDDLSVLNELSVLFPNKQSANSKTKPAYVFGMAASIVAALMMCSYLLLNIDSNFNKNLAKVNYTKIYKTKVGEQATYVLPDGTIVQLNTNSSLEVAYSQGRRQLLLSRGEGRFNVAKDASRPFSVMAGDKSFTALGTVFNVQRNTSSDLELVVTEGKVMITDPSVAVNADDFKAYQQASNSNQEIRKINANIVISGEKAVIEQSVTKPITQLSVDDVQRDLAWQNGMLIFNGEQLVDALNEVSRYTATRFELSSDELARIKVAGVFKAGDVAGLLESLQNNFSIEHERLGEHVVSLKYQKKS; this is encoded by the coding sequence ATGAATAACATCCATCAATTTACTTCAAAAGAATTAATCTTAGAAAAAGCATCGCAATGGATCAGTGCTATTGACCGTGGCCTTACAAAAGAAGAGCAAGAACAATTTAAACTGTGGATGCTACAAAGTACTGCTCATCAAAATGCGGTGTATGAATTAGCTCAGCTTTGGGATGACCTGAGTGTACTTAACGAACTCAGCGTATTATTTCCAAATAAACAATCGGCTAATAGCAAAACAAAGCCTGCGTATGTATTTGGCATGGCAGCAAGTATTGTTGCTGCATTAATGATGTGCAGCTATTTATTGCTAAATATAGATAGCAATTTCAACAAAAATTTAGCTAAAGTAAATTATACAAAAATTTATAAAACAAAGGTTGGCGAGCAAGCAACCTATGTTTTACCAGATGGCACAATAGTTCAGCTTAATACCAATAGTTCATTGGAAGTAGCTTATAGCCAAGGGCGCAGACAGTTATTACTAAGCCGTGGGGAAGGACGTTTTAACGTAGCTAAAGATGCATCACGACCATTTAGTGTGATGGCGGGTGACAAAAGCTTTACCGCACTTGGTACAGTCTTTAATGTGCAGCGCAATACCTCATCAGATCTCGAGTTGGTAGTCACTGAAGGTAAAGTGATGATCACCGATCCCAGTGTTGCTGTTAATGCTGACGATTTTAAAGCTTATCAGCAAGCGAGCAACAGTAACCAAGAAATCCGCAAAATCAATGCCAATATTGTGATATCAGGTGAAAAAGCAGTTATTGAACAAAGCGTTACAAAACCAATCACACAGTTATCGGTTGATGACGTACAACGTGATTTAGCTTGGCAAAATGGCATGTTGATTTTTAATGGTGAACAGTTGGTTGATGCCTTAAACGAGGTTAGCCGTTATACCGCCACGCGGTTTGAATTATCATCTGATGAATTAGCGCGCATTAAAGTGGCTGGCGTCTTTAAAGCAGGTGATGTTGCAGGGCTGTTAGAGAGCTTACAAAATAATTTTTCAATTGAGCATGAACGTTTAGGCGAGCATGTTGTTAGTTTAAAATATCAAAAAAAATCATAG